Within the Sylvia atricapilla isolate bSylAtr1 chromosome 10, bSylAtr1.pri, whole genome shotgun sequence genome, the region GGCCCTGTCTGAGCCGTGGTGTGGGTacccctgtgcccagcctggcacctctctgctcctgccctgctgccccagctgctgggctcagccctggcagagtTCCCTCAGCGTGgccccagcagggctcagggtctgccccaggctcctgcagcacttctgTACCTGTCACAGAGGGAAGGCCACCCTGTCCTccctcacccagcagcaggtccacctctgcagtgcctggcacTGCCGTGGCCTGGACTGCCCAGCACACTCTGAGCTAAGGTGGCtccccagcaggcagagcttttATCAAACCAGCAGCCTTCTGCAGATTGTCAGATGGAATCCATAAGGCTGCAAATACACCAGCACACTGCACGGGCTGAGCAATGGTGTTTCACCGAGTGCAGCAGTTTCCTGAGGCACCTCTGGGTGCCTGTTTTCAAGAACAGGACTTTGGCTGCCAAGCTTGCAAGAATATACTGTGTGAAAGAAATGGGTGTTGTTTTCACAGCACGTTTGGTTAAGGATCCTCTGCTGTAGGTGATGCTGTCACAAGACCTGTGGTTACTCCTTTGCTTTGCATTATCtctttttaattctctttttttccagaaaggcATTTGCAACAGGTGGGTGAAAATGGCCTTGATTCAATATCTCCTCCAGAAGGTCCTGCCTTTCGTATCAGAACAAAGCTTGGAACTTCCTCCAGGGCAGCACTCACTGTATTCTCAGCTGTGTCGTGATGAAAGAGCTGTGGCCTTTTGGCATGAAGGAGGCAGTGATGAACCCATGGCTCCTCACGGTGGGTTGATCATTTCTCCACTCCAGAAGCTGGGTGAGTCCCATCAGTCTTGCACAACAACAAGGTGAGGACAGCTCCTGTGTTGTGCCTGCTCTGCGCTGCCTCAGGACGGTGGTGGAGCAGGTGACACCAGGCGAAGCTGCTTCCTCCTGACAATGGATTTGAGAGAGGCTGAGATCTCTCTGTATCGAAGCCCATAcagaaaagggaacaaaacTTTAGGAAGAATCATGAGGACGTTGCAGACTGTCAGGGAGACCAAGATTCCTGTCTGCAGCCTGATGACAACATTGGCGCACAAGAATGATTCTACAAAAAGGGCCAAGAGtggaaagaagtaaaaaaccaACACGGTGTTGTGCATTAAGAATGTTACACTGGCTCTGGAGCAGATGCTCTCCCATATACCTGAgtgtttggttttaaaatacagaatagcGTAGCAACAAAATATTACAGATATGCAGAGAATGATAACTGTGGCAGAAAGCCAGAAACAGAGTTTCACAGGACCAGTCCCATTCAGAACGAATATCAGTATTACTGGAACTGAGCACGTTTCCAGGACACAGGGCACAAAGCTGTGGGTCCTCCATAGCACCAAGAAGAAAATCCCAGTTAAAGCTCCAGAACACATCCACAGCGATACAATGATTTTTCTAGTTCGTGAAGGAGGCAAAATAACAATGTAgtgcaaaggaaacaaaacagcgATGTAGGTGTCCAAGACCATTGCAACAGCTGTGAACAGCCCTCCACAGTAAGCCATTGCCAGCAAAAATAAGAGGAGGACACAAGCCTCCTTTGGGAGGTGCAGATGTGCTGCATTGAGAGCAGCTGACACGGTGTAGAACAGCAGGTAGACCAGATCGGAAAGCAGAGCATTTCCCAGCAGCATGTACCTTGTTTCCTGGCGGATTTTAAACCGAGAGAAGATCACAAATAAGATGGTTGGGATGATAAGGACACCTGCCACGAGGCAGACAACTGGAGAGATTAAAAACATCTTCATGTTTGTGCCTGATGGGGTGAGAGACCATTCCTCCAGGAAACGGATCAAAGTTCTGTAATCCAAATTTGAGGAACTGTTGAGCTCTATCTCCCTGAGGTGGATCACAGTTCCATTTGCTctcctttctgcagcacagccaggcaagTCCATTTCTTTAGGATTTTGGGATGATTGTCTGAGTTGGAGAAAGCAAGATCTTCTATGCCGAGTCCTTAGACAAATGAAGCAGAGGATGCAAAAAGCCCATGGAAGCAAAGTGATTTCTGTAGCAAATTCTACCAGCTCTTCTCAAGGACAGCAGGTTCAAACTTGCAAGTGAATTCTGTGGTGCCAAAAGATGGTTTTGCctaaaaaaggagattttattttctttctgcaaaatgaaatgtttagaAAAGAGAATGAATCTGTGTGGCTTGAAAAAGACTAAATCCCTCTGCTAGCTCTTGGAACAGAAGTGAATGTGTTGATCAGTTTCAGTAATTCGAGTTTTTTCTCATCACATCATCACTCCAATGAAGCAGATGAAATATTAGCCTGATTAAACAAATACACGATGATACAGATCAACATGCCACGTGTCCTGATGCAGAAGAGTCATAAATGTGATTGGGTGGTTTTGTACCAATTTGTGTGCAGCAACACAATTTATTTGAAGTGATCAATAAAAAAGGCTCGCAATCCTGTTGTAAAATTGTAGCACAATCACTCTAGTGAATGAAATGATCTTATTTGCAGATGAAAACCATTTTTGGTTCAGTGAATCAATCCATGTTATACATGAATGATAAACCTTCCCCTGCCTTTTTTCATGCATGATACACAAATGCTGGATTCTCGTCTGTGGCAGCCTTCCAGTCAATGTGTGCATTGTCTGGGGTGAGTGACGTACACTGTCCCATACCAGCATACCCCAGGGCAGACTTGGCACTTCCAGTGCCCATTTGGAGACCAATTCCTGGTTTCCTGGCcctcacactgctgctgcactgtgctGCTTTTAGTGCCAGATCTCAGTATCAGAGCTGGGAGTGCAATGAGAGAATTGTGAAGGATCTGGACTGCAGAGAAAGAACATTTCAAGTTCTTCCAGGCATGGTGTGATcataaaaaaaatgctgatttttttttaataggctcACTAAACCTGGCATTCTTGTATTCATTTTCATCCCAGTGCtaccagcacacagcagtgcagctTCTCTCCATGAGAGGAGCTCACCACACAGAAAGtcagaaattcctgctgtgcCATGGACATGCTGCCTCAGGGCATGCCAGGCAATGGAGCAGACTGCTCATGAAACTCAGCATCAGTCATCCAATCTCGTGCACATTTCATTTCCTGTCACACTGATAGCTGGCACCCATGGAACTGGATGCTAAGCCAGTTGACAGGGTGTGCCATATGGAACAAAAAGATGGAAGGAAAAACCAATGGTAATTTTAAGCATTTCAGTTGCTATGGGGTCTGGGGTAGGCAAAACAAAAGGTGATTATTTTTGCTCACTCGATCCTGCATCCACTGAAAAGCGTGTGGGCAATGTTGATGCAATTGTACATTTGGTGTCAGGGTCATGCCCTGCACCTATAATTGAGTCACTACACAGTTAATACCTTCACTAGACAGTAGCACTCGAAACTGTTGAATTATACTTTTGTTGTAAAATGGAAGGGAGGGAATGAAAACTCAGGTGCATAAATCACCCCCAATTGTAATTTCAGGTCTGTTAATAGTGGAGGTGTTTGCtgcctcccagctcctggcactccAAGGATGTCTTATTAATGGCAAGACTCTCTAATTTCCATATAAAATCACAATTGTATTTTCCACCAACTGCTTAGGACTCAATGTGGAAAAACAACAGTTCCTTGTCACACCAGCTGCACACCTTTGGCTGATAGAGAAAtaaaccacagaatggtttgggtaggaagggaaCTTCAAGGTCATCCAGTTCTAGATGAGTGACTGAAGGCTCGCTCAGTTGACATCCTCATGACAAGGGGAAGGCATCTCATGGCTCTCGTTGAGCCCACACACAACAGAGAGCCACAGAGCTCTCAAGGCAGCACAAGGGCACAGCCCTGCGTGTCCTGTGCTCAGCtactcctctgctgcagctggcagagtcAGCCCCATGGCATCACCTTGTTCACTTTCACCTGTGCTCCTGTAAAAGCCTTAGGAATGCAGGAGGGCTTTAGTTTTACAGAAATGGACAACAGCAAATAACTGGCAGAGAGATTCAACCCCATGAGACCTGGGCAGGTCCAGCCAAAGCCACTCCCCTCAGATTTCCACAGGGGCTTTTAACTGCTCGGTAGAGTTGTGCTCGATTTAGAAATGTGAATGCTTGGTGTCTTGGCACACGGATATTACCCAGAACAGGTGGTTCTGAAGAATATCTCTTTGTTGTCTCCCTTAATTTTCTTGACCTTGGGAGGCATTTCCACGTCTGGGCATTTGCAaggggctggcagctctgagaAACACTCCTGAGGATTCTGAACTGAGCTCCTTCTGCCATTGCATCTCAGTGTTCAATAGTTTGTGGTGCCAACCTGAATGATCCTTTCGAAATTTCCTGTAAACCTGGCCTTAATGCTCTGGTTATTGATTTTCTAAATGCTCTCTAGTAAATTTATGTTAGGTGGACGCACTTTTTACGTATCTTGCTGATGCAGACACACAGTATTAGCAGCCTCTCTTCTGGCTCAGTGCAGTCTGTATTGATTTTCAGGCTGAACCACACACCGTTAATTACTTTACTCATTTCTGCTTCAACAAGCATCCTGCTGAAAGCTTGGTTAATTATCTGATGGGTTTGGGAGATCTCAGGTTCCATGCTGAGCGCTGTAACTCCTGCAAAGGCTGCACTACGTTGTGTTCTTCTGCTGACTATAAACAGGCATTGTCAAACTGAGCAGAAATGTGAGGAATGTTCCTGTCTTACAGCGTTTGGCTCACACTTAACTGcatacacacagagaaaagcttCCTactgttataaatgcctattataaagttggcttttcgcaagatgtgtgctatatgattaataactttgtggtaagggtagaagtttttatttctgctgttagtaaagaaaatgaggcatagaggtagtagtgatatagtaattgcttaaactgtctgtttggctgggataacacccagtgaacatgtaaagaagactctgctgttgatacaccagctatcagcatctcccatctgaagaaagcacggaccaaggcccaagctggaggtgatgatgaagacacagcccagaaacacgcagctctaaaaaggcagacccaaggaggggccatgcaaaacagtccctggaatatggaaactaggttatggaaaaatatgaatattcaacagactgatacaataAAGGGTATgtaaagaaagtctctgaaatagcagtttgtggacttggctaaatgccaagtcacccggccggccgtactttgcttttttttccttatctcctaattgtcttatctttttattaaaacctatttcctAAAATCTACTAAAAAggtgaatctcgtttttcacactACTTCACCGAGTTTACCTGACTGATTCAACAAGtcagcagctccactgctgctgtggcagggagcACCAGACAAGAAAGGGAAGCAAAGAGAATAATGCTAGGGTTTCCCCAGCCCTTCATCCCAAGGGATGTGTTAGAAGGGGATACCAGAGGAATGCTCACATTCACCTCTGAGGCTCCCTGGGCTCCATCATGTCTCAGTGTGATCACAGAGTCTTTGATGGGGCTGCCTATTCCAGCAACTCACACATGTGCCAGCCTAAAAGATGTCTACTGTGCTGTGGGTCTgccccagaggctgctgctgctggccaggagcccagggagagcagggcacaTGGGCTGCCCCACATCTGCTCAAACACAAGTGTTTTGGGTGAGACAGTTGGGTCCAGCACATCCGTATTTTTCCTGGAATGTTGTTTCATGGGTCTATTTCCAGCCGTGTTTAGTAACAGAGCCTTGGCCTCAGGAGCCTTCCTGTGCTGTCAGAGTTTCTCCAGCTTCCTCCCACGaatgtcccctgtccctcctggGCTTATGCAGGGCCAGAAGGCACTTCCCTCTCCAGTGAAGCCTTCCCAGCCAGGAACAGCCAAGTGCCCATGAGCAGACCAGCTCCTCCCAGAAGGGAAGCAAGAACCAAGTTTCTTGCCTCTATCCATATTCTCCCTCTGGGCaaatgagctgctgctgtcagtgaaGAGAGTAATCAGAGCAGTTTAACTGTGCTGTTTTTCTGGTTGAgtcttcccttcttcccctttAAACAGAAAGTCAATTAGAGGACAACTTTTTACTAAACCTTTAAGATTCCCTCTAAACTTTTCTGCAAGCTGCAGGGAGAGGTAGGACTGGTCCCTGCCTCAGCCATCTGTGAAAAAGGAGATTCACTTcttggtagattttaagaaataggttttaataaaaagataagacaattaggagataaggaaaaaaaagcaaagtacggccggccgggtgacttggcatttagccaagtccacaaactgctatttcacagactttctttaaataccctttctattgtatcaaacagttgaatattcatatttttccataacctagtttccatattccagggactgttttgcagggcccctccttgggtctgcctttttagagctgcgtgtttctgggctgtgtcttcatcatcacctccagcttgggccttggtccgtgctttcttcagataggagatgctgatagctggtgtatcaatagcagagtcttctttacatgttcactggatgttatcccagccaaacagacagtttaaacaattactatatcactactaccactgtgcctaattttctttactaacagcagaaataaaaacttacatccttaccacaaagttattaatcatatagcacacatcttgcgaaaacccaactttataataggcatttataacacaTCTGTGCCCACGTGGCTCCAGAGGGATTGTTCAGTGCCTTCCTTGTTATTTGCTGTAGATAAGACACACACACTGCTCTTGTAACTGTACAAAGTTCACAAATCGGGCAGAGCAATGACTAAAGTTAAGGAAGTAAAGAAATGGGTGTGAAAACTCAGCTCAGATTACAAGGCTTTGAAAGGTCAAAGGAAACctggaacaaaagaaaacagggatTACAAAGTGCTGGTTTGAAGACATTTTAATGAGGCTCCCAAACAAAAGACGACATGGAGAGAGACTGGGAGGACTCAGCATTAAATCCCTACATCACTTTTCCTAATCCCAAATACCACCAAGCCATGGTGACCacaaagccaaaataaattttgtacCAAGTTGGCTTTGCAGATGCAATATTGAGAAATAAGCTGGATGTCAGAACAGAATTCCTAAATATTTGACAAATATTTCAACAAAAGTTTAGAGAAGTGACAGTGTGAGTCCCAGACACCTTCTGCATGGCCCTgaatgctgcagccagcagaacTCACCCGTTTTCATTCCCTGAGCCTGGCAAGGCAAAGAAAGAcaggttttcctcttttgtgCTGAAAAAAGGACACACGAACATGTTTTCCTGTGACAAGCTGCAGATGTGACCAGAGATTTATAGCAAACAACTGCTACTTTTCACGGTCATTTATGGACAGACTCACAGGACTCCAAGAGAAGCCATCCCAGACTGTTCCTTTGATTTAAAGGTCTCTCCTGCATGCCTATTTTCATAACAGTGTATCTGTGAAACAGGACAAATATCCTCATAAATAAGGCctatttgtaaaatattaacTTCTTTCCTAAAGCAGTTTAATTTATAAGCGGAAATCTTGCCTAAATTTTGAACACTATACAACTGCATTAGTGCTAACAGGACATACCTGCTAAAATCTAAGTCCTTTAGATAAAGAACAATAACATCATTCTTATCTGAGTTTTTAACAGCTATCAGAAGAGATTAAACCAATATTCAACACCACAAGGAGTGATGAGCAGAACTAGAAATACACATGTGAATCTGTGACTCCTCCTTTAACACAGGAGAAAGCTCCTTCTCCTGAGGAAAATCTTCTCAAATGGGGGAGGTCCATCCACCAAACTCCTTGCAGTGTCCATCCATCTCGGGCTGTCTGTCCTTCTGCTGGTGGCAGAAGTTTTATGTTCCTGTCCTGTCTCACCTGCAATGATCTCCAGCATGACCTAggaagggctgctgcaggcaggcaaaagcagaagttatctggctctgtccctctgtTACTGTCCTTTGTCTCTTGTAAAAagccaggcagcacaggagaggtGTGGCACAACAGCTCCTTGAAGGATGGATTGCTGAGAAGGGATACAGATGGCGGCAGAGTGTTAGGTGTGAGTCAGAATGGAAcaccaaagcagagctggaattaGAAAGGGTGGAAGGGACAGGTTGGAGTGTCCAGGCTGACAGGGAGGaccccagccacagctcctcctgccagccGGGAAGGGCTCACCTGACCCTACAGCCTGGGGGCAAGGGCAATGGGGGAATCAAGGTGGAAGGAAACACTCTAGAAGTGGAGTTGAAAcagaagagggaggaaaaacgCCATGTCAAAGAAAATAACATGTTATGTCTTGCTATTGAAGGCTTTTGATGGCAGGCTGTGCACGAATGTccatggcacagagcagcacaaggcacagcaccatcctggggaggaaggagccTCGCTGCCAAAGCCAAGCTACTCCTTCCCAGTTCCCAGCACCGTACCTGGGAATGGCAGTGGTTCCCTGGTGGCACAGACATGGAAGCAGCATCGATTCTGTGCGATAACTGTGCCCACAGGGAGATGCTGACCTTATCTCCCACTGATGGAAGCAGGTGCCAGGCACAGCCGCCATATGGCAGAGGGATTAAGTGCCAGCATGTGCTGAATACTCACAGTCCCTTATTAGCCAAGCAGGGAGCACGCCGTGGGCTGCACACACACTGCCTTCACAAGCTcttgtccctgcccagcagctcctttgtTGCTTATCCAGCACAGGTGCTTAAAAATTAGATTTTCCCCACATGAGGCCTAACTCTGCCTTGTTCTCCCGGCAATGGctttgtgctgctcccagtCATTTCCATAGCAATAGCCTGTCCTCTCACAGGTTCAGACTTCATGACAGGAAAACGCTGTTAGGGTGGGAATATGAACACAAGTGTTCCAAACttataaaacacagagaattaaaaaaaaaaaattttggaggGTGGAGGTGGAGCTGGAGGGGAGAGCAAGATATGGCTTTAGCACTGTTATATAAACCCACATCAGTCTTACTCTCCTGGTGACCTCCTCAGGCACAAAGAGGAGGGCACATCACCCCCTGGTATGTCCAGAGCTTCTCACCAAACTGGCAGAGTTACAGCTCACAACAGGGAGAGTTTGAGCCATGGACAGAACAGCAAGACGAGACTTTCATTAAAGAACACAGTTAATTTCATTTCtagtttcattatttttttcttttttctccaatCCAAATTCCTGCTCATTAAAAGACGTTAATGAGAAGCATCAGAGAAGAGatcctctcttttcctttgctatTATCCTAAGCAGCACCTAGAGCCAAAAGCTACTCCAAACTTCCTCCAGGTATCTCAGAGATAGCTCAGCTGTTCACAGGCTTGTCTTGTGGCAGTTCACTAAATTTACACCTACTGGGGTGAAACCAGACGACTTTTCTAatgcatttcagcattttctcagGAATTTTTAGGTCCTTTTAATtgagctgtttttttcctcccataaagcagcagcttcttgctccaaagaaaatatttcaatgccAGCCCAGCTCAATGGATAGCAACTAAGGGAATTATAAAACTGCTATAGACCACAAAATCTTCAAGGCAACatatacaggaagaaaaatgaattagcaaccattttttaaataggCCATTTTAACAAGCTAGTTGAACGAGATGAGAACTGCCCCAGTCTCTCACTGAAGTCCTGCAGTGGTGCTCTGGGTGCTGTTCCCATTCCTGGAAGCACTGCCACCATCAGATGTTCTGGTGGTCACCCCAAAACCAGCTGCCCCAGGactcctcctcctttccaacAGCTCGTTTCTCTGGGAGGCCCACAATATTCTCGTGATTTTGGATCTTGCCTGAGCTGTGTTCAGACCAGCACAGCAGCTATGGAATCACGTGTGCCATCCCCCAGGACACCACCTCAACCCCTGCCACTTGTGTCTCTTCATTTCCTGCCATTTCTCTACTCAttgctctctcctgcctgctcctggatGTTGGAATGACGGTGAAA harbors:
- the GPR148 gene encoding probable G-protein coupled receptor 148, which gives rise to MDLPGCAAERRANGTVIHLREIELNSSSNLDYRTLIRFLEEWSLTPSGTNMKMFLISPVVCLVAGVLIIPTILFVIFSRFKIRQETRYMLLGNALLSDLVYLLFYTVSAALNAAHLHLPKEACVLLLFLLAMAYCGGLFTAVAMVLDTYIAVLFPLHYIVILPPSRTRKIIVSLWMCSGALTGIFFLVLWRTHSFVPCVLETCSVPVILIFVLNGTGPVKLCFWLSATVIILCISVIFCCYAILYFKTKHSGIWESICSRASVTFLMHNTVLVFYFFPLLALFVESFLCANVVIRLQTGILVSLTVCNVLMILPKVLFPFLYGLRYREISASLKSIVRRKQLRLVSPAPPPS